One region of Roseicitreum antarcticum genomic DNA includes:
- the thrS gene encoding threonine--tRNA ligase has product MAQITLTFPDGNARSYDAGTTPAQVAESLSKSLTKKAISATVNGAHHDLQWPINADASIAIHTMQDDAPALELIRHDLAHIMARAVQEIWPDVKVTIGPVRDHGWFYDFDRAEPFTPEDLGEIEARMKAIINARDPVRTEVWDRARAIEHYKAAGEPFKLELIDRIPEGEPLRMYWHGDWQDLCRGPHLQHTGQVPADAFKLMNVAGAYWLGDSTRPMLQRIYGVAFRNRDDLKAHLHMLEEAAKRDHRRLGREMDLFHMQEEAPGQVFWHPNGWKIYTTLQDYMRRQQMRDGYVEVNTPQVVNRKLWEDSGHWDNYQENMFIVEVDEEHAREKTINALKPMNCPCHVQIYNHGLKSYRDLPLRMAEFGSCNRYEPSGALHGIMRVRGFTQDDAHIFCTEDQIEAESKKFIDFLSGVYADLGFDNWRIKLSTRPEKRIGSDESWDRVEAALGNACRAAGYEYELFPGEGAFYGPKLEFVLTDAIGRDWQCGTLQVDPNLPERLGATYIGMDGAKHRPVMLHRAVLGSFERFIGMLIENFAGKLPFWLAPRQVVVASIISDADAYCTQVCAALQAAGVRAELDLRNEKINYKVREHSLGKVPVMLAIGAREVAEGTVSVRRLGTNMNQAMVMQDLVDSLALDAMPPDLRPADAAASPSGAVTQDQSAQ; this is encoded by the coding sequence CGCCCCCGCGCTGGAACTGATCCGCCACGATCTGGCGCATATCATGGCACGCGCGGTGCAAGAAATCTGGCCCGATGTGAAGGTCACCATCGGCCCGGTCCGTGACCACGGCTGGTTCTATGATTTCGACCGGGCCGAGCCGTTCACGCCCGAGGATCTGGGTGAGATCGAGGCGCGGATGAAAGCGATCATTAACGCCCGCGATCCCGTACGCACCGAGGTCTGGGACCGCGCCCGCGCCATCGAACACTACAAGGCCGCTGGAGAGCCGTTCAAACTGGAACTGATCGACCGTATCCCGGAAGGCGAGCCCTTGCGCATGTATTGGCACGGGGACTGGCAGGACCTTTGCCGCGGCCCGCATCTGCAACATACCGGTCAGGTGCCTGCCGATGCGTTCAAGCTGATGAATGTCGCGGGAGCCTACTGGCTGGGTGACAGCACGCGGCCCATGTTGCAACGCATCTATGGCGTGGCCTTCCGCAACCGCGATGACCTCAAGGCGCATCTGCACATGCTGGAAGAGGCCGCGAAGCGCGACCATCGCCGCCTGGGCCGCGAGATGGACCTGTTCCACATGCAGGAGGAAGCGCCCGGACAGGTGTTCTGGCACCCCAACGGTTGGAAGATCTACACGACGCTGCAAGATTACATGCGCCGCCAGCAGATGCGCGACGGCTATGTCGAGGTGAACACGCCGCAGGTCGTCAACCGCAAGCTGTGGGAAGACTCGGGCCACTGGGACAATTATCAAGAGAACATGTTCATCGTCGAGGTTGACGAGGAACACGCCCGCGAAAAGACCATCAACGCGCTGAAACCGATGAACTGCCCGTGCCATGTGCAAATCTATAACCATGGGCTGAAATCCTACCGCGACCTGCCGTTGCGCATGGCCGAATTCGGATCTTGCAACCGCTATGAACCCTCGGGCGCGCTGCATGGCATCATGCGGGTGCGCGGCTTTACCCAAGACGATGCACATATCTTCTGCACCGAAGATCAGATCGAGGCGGAATCGAAGAAATTCATCGACTTTCTGTCGGGCGTCTATGCCGACCTTGGCTTTGACAACTGGCGCATCAAACTGTCCACCCGGCCCGAAAAGCGCATTGGCTCCGATGAAAGTTGGGACCGGGTCGAGGCCGCGCTGGGCAATGCCTGCCGCGCAGCAGGGTATGAGTATGAGCTGTTCCCCGGCGAGGGCGCGTTCTATGGCCCGAAGCTGGAATTCGTGCTGACCGACGCCATCGGGCGCGACTGGCAATGCGGCACGCTGCAGGTGGACCCCAATCTGCCGGAACGGCTGGGCGCAACCTATATCGGCATGGACGGCGCGAAACACCGGCCAGTGATGCTGCACCGCGCGGTGCTGGGTAGTTTTGAGCGCTTCATCGGTATGTTGATCGAGAACTTCGCGGGCAAGCTGCCGTTCTGGCTGGCGCCGCGCCAGGTGGTCGTGGCTTCGATCATTTCGGATGCTGACGCGTATTGCACGCAGGTTTGCGCGGCGCTTCAAGCCGCCGGTGTCCGGGCCGAACTGGATTTGCGCAATGAAAAAATCAACTACAAGGTGCGCGAACACTCGTTGGGCAAGGTGCCGGTCATGCTGGCTATCGGTGCGCGCGAAGTGGCCGAGGGCACGGTGTCGGTCCGTCGTCTGGGGACCAACATGAACCAGGCCATGGTGATGCAAGATCTGGTAGATAGTTTGGCGCTGGATGCGATGCCACCTGATTTGCGGCCCGCTGATGCCGCGGCCTCGCCCTCTGGCGCCGTGACGCAGGACCAATCGGCGCAATAG